A single genomic interval of Parvularcula marina harbors:
- a CDS encoding autotransporter assembly complex protein TamA — protein sequence MRELRPWTLAAGACLIMAPAAAIAAAELDVAVELTGIENEALHKEMRVLSKVARGKETYTALAPLRRAVEQDARAIERALRSKGYYAANVVPDIKRTGLDVRVTIAVTPGEKFTVTDYVIIYVDDQPNERPADFAAIGKTPKGDPAGKKLEELSDALVSYLWNNGYPATEEIERQVEARFEDSTATAVFRLRTGPIATYGDIRTEGLKRTDTDFIAAHFRPAEGDIYSRKQIDKFRTRLAGTSLFREVAIEPAPPAADGRTDLLVTVEERKHRTIGAGVSFGTDVGIGATANWENRNIFGGGERLSTELKWSAPAQDLEVIFEDPLPRWPGSWNTSLLLENETTDAFEAQTATVGAGVTKKFFESKWELSAGLRYTISDITDFSDPDFPDGFEETFQTASLPFAAAYNNENNALNPTSGYRLRAEVTPFFGDLQFNRAELSAASRIGFGSTKRFLIAGRARMGATIGASGTDLPATERFFAGGGGSVRGYAFQEAGPIDSETGNPTGGASVAEVNLETRFRVQEKIQIALFADGGSVFESETPDFSGDFLVGAGVGVRYLTPIGPIRLDVATPLDKREIRGLRENEDGMLEEQTIFQDDPIQVYIALGQPF from the coding sequence ATGCGTGAGTTGAGACCCTGGACCCTGGCAGCCGGTGCGTGCCTGATCATGGCCCCCGCCGCCGCTATCGCAGCAGCTGAACTTGATGTCGCCGTCGAGCTGACGGGCATCGAGAATGAGGCCCTGCACAAAGAGATGCGGGTCTTGAGCAAGGTCGCCCGCGGCAAGGAAACCTACACCGCGCTCGCGCCCCTGCGCCGTGCTGTCGAACAGGACGCGCGGGCCATCGAACGGGCCTTGCGCTCAAAGGGCTATTACGCCGCTAATGTCGTTCCCGACATCAAGCGGACCGGGCTCGACGTCCGCGTCACCATCGCAGTCACGCCAGGCGAGAAATTTACGGTCACCGATTATGTGATCATTTATGTCGACGATCAGCCAAATGAGCGCCCAGCAGATTTTGCCGCCATCGGGAAAACCCCCAAAGGTGATCCGGCGGGCAAAAAACTCGAAGAGTTGAGCGACGCCCTCGTCTCTTACCTGTGGAACAATGGCTATCCCGCGACAGAAGAGATCGAGCGGCAAGTCGAGGCCCGGTTTGAGGATTCGACCGCCACGGCGGTCTTCCGCCTGCGAACGGGGCCGATCGCCACCTATGGCGATATCCGCACTGAAGGCCTCAAGCGCACTGATACCGATTTCATCGCCGCGCATTTCCGACCCGCCGAAGGCGACATTTATAGCCGCAAGCAGATCGACAAATTCCGCACACGTCTCGCGGGCACCAGCCTCTTCCGTGAAGTCGCGATCGAGCCCGCTCCGCCTGCGGCAGATGGCCGGACAGACCTTCTCGTCACTGTCGAGGAGCGCAAGCACCGCACGATTGGCGCCGGGGTCTCCTTCGGCACCGATGTCGGTATCGGCGCGACTGCGAACTGGGAGAACCGCAATATCTTCGGCGGCGGCGAGCGTCTGTCGACGGAGCTGAAATGGTCCGCCCCCGCACAGGATCTTGAAGTCATTTTCGAGGATCCTCTGCCGCGCTGGCCGGGGTCGTGGAATACGAGTCTTCTTCTGGAGAATGAGACGACAGACGCCTTCGAAGCGCAGACCGCGACCGTCGGTGCCGGGGTCACCAAGAAATTCTTCGAGAGCAAATGGGAGCTCTCCGCCGGGCTTCGTTATACGATTTCGGACATCACGGATTTCTCGGATCCCGATTTCCCCGACGGGTTCGAAGAGACCTTCCAGACGGCAAGCCTGCCATTCGCCGCCGCCTATAACAATGAGAACAATGCGCTGAACCCGACCTCCGGCTATCGTCTGCGGGCGGAAGTCACACCGTTCTTTGGAGATCTGCAATTCAACCGGGCAGAGCTCTCCGCTGCCTCTCGGATCGGATTTGGCTCCACCAAGCGCTTCCTGATTGCGGGCCGCGCGCGGATGGGCGCGACCATCGGTGCCAGCGGCACGGACCTTCCGGCAACGGAGCGTTTCTTTGCGGGCGGTGGCGGCTCGGTGCGCGGCTATGCCTTTCAGGAAGCAGGTCCCATCGACAGCGAGACCGGCAATCCGACCGGCGGCGCCTCTGTTGCCGAGGTCAATCTTGAAACCCGCTTTCGGGTTCAGGAGAAGATCCAGATCGCTCTATTCGCAGATGGCGGCTCTGTCTTTGAAAGCGAAACGCCAGATTTCTCCGGCGACTTCCTTGTCGGCGCAGGGGTCGGCGTTCGGTATCTGACCCCTATCGGGCCGATCCGTCTTGATGTCGCTACCCCTCTCGACAAGCGCGAGATCCGGGGTCTGCGCGAGAATGAAGATGGGATGCTTGAGGAGCAGACGATCTTTCAGGATGATCCGATCCAAGTCTATATCGCGCTGGGGCAGCCTTTCTGA
- a CDS encoding polyprenyl synthetase family protein — MTIDQGHAPVMGSNITEMLRLRAQIVSEALSRTVFSEKSDIPALLRLQEAMAHGALGGGKRLRPFLVLETAGLFGVVESQALPAATAIEMIHCYSLIHDDLPAMDDADTRRGQPSVHKAYDEAIAILAGDGLLTDAFTVLTAPGNYSADVAAALVHELSRGAGSAGMVGGQMMDLYPGTLTEDEIAGIQKRKTGALIEAAAVMGGIIGRASEDELSRLRAYAASVGEAFQVVDDILDVTQSAEALGKPAGADDEAGKATYVSLLGLDGARDRVGLLTKKAEEALAPFGERAVVLRDLAHMLADRSH, encoded by the coding sequence ATGACCATAGATCAAGGACATGCACCGGTCATGGGCAGTAATATTACAGAGATGTTGAGGCTTCGTGCGCAAATCGTCTCTGAGGCGCTTTCTCGCACTGTTTTCAGTGAAAAATCGGACATTCCGGCGCTTCTGAGGTTGCAGGAGGCGATGGCGCATGGCGCGCTAGGTGGCGGAAAAAGGTTAAGGCCTTTCCTTGTACTTGAAACAGCTGGTCTTTTCGGCGTCGTAGAGTCGCAGGCGCTGCCTGCCGCAACGGCGATTGAGATGATCCATTGCTATTCGCTGATCCACGATGATCTCCCGGCGATGGACGATGCCGACACCCGCCGGGGCCAGCCGAGCGTGCACAAGGCCTATGACGAGGCGATTGCGATCCTTGCAGGCGACGGCCTCCTGACGGATGCGTTCACGGTTTTAACTGCCCCCGGCAACTATTCTGCGGATGTCGCGGCGGCGCTGGTGCATGAGCTGTCGCGTGGGGCGGGCTCTGCCGGCATGGTCGGCGGGCAGATGATGGATCTTTATCCTGGGACACTCACCGAAGACGAAATAGCGGGTATCCAGAAAAGGAAGACCGGCGCATTGATCGAGGCCGCCGCCGTGATGGGCGGGATCATTGGCCGCGCCAGTGAGGATGAGCTGTCTCGCCTGCGCGCCTATGCGGCAAGTGTCGGCGAGGCGTTTCAGGTTGTCGATGATATCCTTGATGTGACGCAAAGCGCCGAAGCGCTCGGCAAACCGGCGGGTGCCGATGATGAGGCGGGCAAGGCAACTTACGTTTCCCTTCTCGGGCTTGACGGCGCTCGGGATCGCGTGGGCCTACTGACGAAAAAGGCCGAAGAGGCACTGGCGCCCTTCGGGGAGCGGGCGGTGGTCTTGCGTGACCTTGCCCATATGCTGGCGGACAGATCGCATTGA
- a CDS encoding zinc-binding metallopeptidase family protein: protein MKRQNCPNCGNELHFRNTTCVVCRRQVGYAPLLGTMLAYDPDQEKWRKGDGKTQPYRPCSNQQHLACNWLVPVSDPEPLCVACRHNDTIPDLSDVIHLESWRALELAKRQLFYSILRWGLRAPTAAEAEEGALIFDFLADQIAPDGTVTPVLTGHDNGRITINVAEGDDAERERRRAQLGERYRTAVGHLRHEVGHYYWDRLIRDGGRVEAFRALFGDEQVDYAEALDRHYKEGPPADWRQRFISEYASSHPWEDWAESFAHYIHMVDGLETAQSYGFQVEGASLDFDPYHSGEIGVLIADWVQVTVAVNAVNRSMGQPDLYPFVLSTPVEEKLAFIHETIRQACGS from the coding sequence ATGAAGAGACAGAACTGCCCGAATTGCGGCAATGAACTTCATTTCAGGAACACGACATGCGTCGTCTGCCGCCGACAGGTGGGCTATGCGCCGCTGCTCGGCACAATGCTCGCCTATGACCCGGATCAGGAGAAGTGGCGTAAAGGGGACGGTAAAACCCAGCCCTATCGTCCGTGCAGTAACCAACAGCATCTTGCGTGCAATTGGCTGGTGCCGGTCTCTGACCCTGAGCCCCTATGTGTCGCCTGTCGGCACAATGACACGATCCCAGATTTGAGCGACGTGATCCATCTGGAAAGCTGGCGGGCGCTGGAACTTGCCAAACGCCAGCTTTTCTATTCGATTTTGCGTTGGGGACTGCGGGCACCGACGGCGGCGGAGGCCGAAGAGGGCGCGCTGATTTTTGATTTTCTCGCTGATCAGATCGCACCGGACGGTACAGTGACGCCTGTTCTGACCGGGCATGACAATGGCCGGATCACGATCAATGTTGCTGAAGGCGATGATGCCGAACGCGAGCGCCGCCGCGCGCAGCTAGGGGAACGCTACCGTACGGCGGTGGGGCATCTACGTCATGAAGTCGGGCATTATTACTGGGACCGGCTGATCCGTGATGGCGGGCGGGTCGAGGCTTTCCGTGCGCTGTTCGGGGATGAACAGGTTGATTACGCTGAAGCGCTTGATCGTCATTACAAGGAAGGCCCACCCGCTGACTGGCGCCAGCGGTTTATCTCTGAATATGCCTCATCCCATCCATGGGAGGACTGGGCGGAGAGCTTCGCGCATTACATCCATATGGTCGACGGGCTGGAGACGGCGCAGTCCTATGGCTTTCAGGTCGAGGGCGCGTCGCTCGATTTCGATCCCTATCACTCAGGTGAGATCGGTGTGCTGATTGCGGACTGGGTGCAGGTGACGGTCGCGGTCAATGCGGTCAACCGCTCGATGGGTCAGCCTGACCTCTATCCCTTCGTGCTTTCAACCCCGGTCGAGGAGAAGCTCGCCTTTATTCATGAAACGATCCGGCAGGCCTGCGGCTCTTAA
- the ppk2 gene encoding polyphosphate kinase 2: MAKGEDVPGEEESRAVQLDLGGKFRIFDIDNPELPKWIDKARVTSGGYPYDERLPKKVYYRALEALQIELVKVQSWQQATGARVLSLFEGRDAAGKGGSIKTTREFLNPRNARIVALPKPTDRERTEWYFQRYVKELPAGGEMVLFDRSWYNRAGVEPVMGFCTPDQHKQFLREVPGFEAALARDGIHLFKFWLAIGRETQMERFHSRRHDPRRTWKLSGMDIAALTRWDDYSKARDLMLRTTHTAVAPWTVVRMNDKRRGRLNLIRTLLKRLPYHGKNEDAIGEIDPLIAMDGGTFDAPSTQL; encoded by the coding sequence ATGGCCAAGGGGGAAGACGTTCCCGGCGAAGAAGAGAGCCGCGCCGTCCAGCTTGATCTTGGCGGCAAGTTCCGCATTTTCGATATCGACAATCCGGAACTGCCCAAATGGATCGACAAGGCCCGGGTGACCTCGGGTGGTTATCCGTATGATGAGCGCCTGCCGAAAAAGGTCTATTATCGCGCGCTCGAAGCCCTCCAGATCGAACTCGTCAAAGTCCAGTCCTGGCAACAGGCAACCGGCGCGCGCGTCCTTTCCCTGTTCGAGGGACGGGATGCGGCAGGCAAAGGCGGCTCGATCAAGACCACGCGGGAGTTTCTCAACCCCCGGAATGCACGCATCGTCGCCCTGCCCAAGCCGACCGACCGTGAACGGACCGAATGGTATTTCCAGCGCTATGTGAAAGAACTGCCCGCGGGCGGTGAAATGGTTCTATTCGACCGCTCCTGGTATAATCGCGCCGGTGTCGAGCCGGTCATGGGGTTCTGTACGCCCGACCAGCACAAGCAATTCCTCCGCGAAGTCCCTGGCTTCGAAGCTGCACTCGCGCGCGACGGCATCCATCTTTTTAAATTCTGGCTGGCCATCGGGCGCGAGACCCAGATGGAGCGGTTCCATTCGCGCCGCCATGATCCGCGCCGGACATGGAAGCTCTCCGGCATGGATATCGCCGCCCTCACCCGCTGGGATGATTATTCAAAGGCGCGCGATCTGATGCTGCGCACGACCCATACGGCGGTGGCGCCTTGGACTGTGGTGCGCATGAATGACAAGCGCCGCGGACGCCTCAACCTCATCCGCACCCTGCTCAAACGCCTGCCCTATCACGGCAAGAATGAGGATGCGATCGGTGAGATCGATCCCCTGATCGCGATGGATGGCGGCACGTTTGATGCGCCCTCAACCCAGCTTTAA
- a CDS encoding peptidylprolyl isomerase, which translates to MTFLTALFASLMLLTGSAVEEPTSSHARIKTSMGDIDVELYTEEAPVTTANFIEYATSGYYDRLVFHRVVAGTLIQGGGYTRSLYRRPTTLDPIVNEATNGIKNEHGTLAMARYADPDSATSQFFINLKDNPFLDRTGEVYKKDAGYAVFGKVVAGMEIADAIGMVETGPAEGEIFFEKDVPVKPVVILRIDPISADEVGVTAGE; encoded by the coding sequence ATGACCTTCCTGACCGCCCTCTTTGCCAGCCTGATGCTGCTCACCGGCAGTGCGGTTGAAGAGCCGACCTCGAGCCATGCCCGCATCAAGACCTCGATGGGCGACATCGATGTTGAACTTTATACGGAAGAAGCGCCCGTCACGACGGCTAATTTCATCGAATATGCAACCAGCGGCTATTATGACCGGCTGGTCTTTCATCGCGTGGTGGCCGGCACGCTGATCCAGGGCGGCGGGTATACAAGATCGCTCTATCGGCGGCCGACAACGCTCGATCCCATCGTCAATGAGGCGACCAACGGGATCAAGAATGAGCACGGCACGCTCGCCATGGCGCGCTATGCCGATCCTGACAGCGCGACCTCGCAGTTCTTCATCAATCTCAAGGACAATCCGTTCCTCGACCGGACCGGCGAGGTCTATAAGAAAGATGCAGGCTATGCCGTTTTCGGCAAGGTCGTCGCCGGTATGGAAATTGCAGATGCCATCGGCATGGTGGAGACCGGCCCTGCCGAGGGGGAAATCTTTTTCGAGAAGGACGTGCCGGTCAAACCGGTCGTCATTCTCCGCATCGATCCGATATCGGCAGATGAGGTTGGCGTAACGGCAGGTGAGTAA
- a CDS encoding YdcH family protein → MTDKEDAEGPRLVAIDGDAAARSDEPEPPEGANDEALRIRLTQLEQEHRDLDVAIESLEERMPYDRLTIQRLKKKKLILKDEITRIHDILLPDIIA, encoded by the coding sequence ATGACCGACAAAGAAGACGCTGAAGGACCGCGCCTTGTCGCGATAGATGGGGACGCTGCGGCCCGCTCGGATGAGCCCGAACCTCCTGAGGGTGCGAATGACGAGGCTTTGCGCATTCGCCTCACACAGCTCGAACAAGAGCACCGGGATCTCGATGTCGCCATCGAAAGCCTTGAAGAGCGCATGCCCTATGACCGGCTGACCATCCAGCGGCTGAAAAAGAAAAAGCTGATCCTGAAAGACGAGATCACGCGCATTCACGATATTCTGTTGCCGGACATTATCGCATGA
- a CDS encoding TIGR02444 family protein, with product MTPERAAEDFWEWSIEVYARPGMKDALLKLQDRHHLNVNLILWAIWAAQAGWKLDEEKIEELTRAVDQFTRYGIERLREVRRYLSSPKKGFSERDLGELRDELLDAEIKGERMVQTRLAELTATGAGERETMDLDDIMSAARTHFANIGPSLEKPVLLADSHGFAAAGELFEEVLQLALSEETA from the coding sequence ATGACGCCTGAGCGCGCCGCTGAAGATTTCTGGGAATGGTCGATTGAGGTCTACGCCCGGCCGGGGATGAAAGATGCACTCCTCAAACTGCAGGACCGCCATCACCTCAACGTCAATCTCATCCTCTGGGCGATCTGGGCGGCACAGGCCGGATGGAAGCTCGATGAGGAGAAGATCGAGGAGCTGACCCGCGCCGTCGATCAGTTCACGCGCTATGGTATCGAGCGCCTGCGCGAAGTCCGGCGCTATCTCAGCTCCCCCAAAAAAGGATTTTCGGAGAGAGACCTTGGCGAGCTGCGCGATGAGCTTCTCGATGCTGAGATCAAAGGCGAAAGAATGGTCCAGACCCGCCTTGCCGAACTCACCGCGACGGGTGCTGGCGAGCGAGAAACAATGGACCTCGATGACATCATGAGCGCTGCCCGGACTCATTTTGCGAATATTGGTCCGAGCCTTGAAAAACCGGTGCTTCTGGCCGATAGCCACGGATTCGCGGCGGCAGGGGAACTCTTCGAAGAGGTCCTCCAGCTAGCGCTATCGGAGGAGACGGCATGA
- a CDS encoding UbiX family flavin prenyltransferase, with protein sequence MTERKKRIIIGISGASGAAYARSLLEQLAGLGAETHLVVSRAGRLTAAYEMGEGFQYGPAHATYGINDVGAPIASGSFRTDGMVIAPCSVRTMSEIATGVTSTLLTRAADVCLKERRPLVLMVRETPFHLGHLRTMTQLAEMGAIIAPPLPALYAEPQTVEDIVRQSAARCLELLGFEPSETKRWGEDMGPVADDA encoded by the coding sequence ATGACCGAACGTAAGAAACGAATTATCATCGGTATTTCGGGCGCATCTGGTGCGGCTTATGCGCGCTCTTTGCTCGAACAGCTGGCAGGACTTGGCGCTGAGACGCATCTCGTCGTCAGCCGTGCCGGTCGGCTGACTGCCGCCTATGAAATGGGCGAAGGGTTCCAATACGGTCCCGCACACGCAACATACGGCATCAACGATGTCGGCGCCCCAATTGCGAGTGGCTCTTTCCGTACGGACGGCATGGTTATCGCGCCCTGTTCGGTTCGTACCATGTCAGAAATTGCGACCGGCGTGACCTCTACATTGCTAACCCGCGCCGCCGATGTGTGCCTGAAAGAACGCCGACCGCTGGTCCTGATGGTGCGCGAGACGCCGTTCCATCTGGGGCATCTGCGGACTATGACCCAGCTTGCCGAAATGGGGGCGATCATCGCCCCGCCCTTACCCGCACTTTATGCAGAACCGCAGACGGTCGAGGACATTGTCCGGCAGTCCGCCGCCAGGTGCCTTGAGCTGCTCGGCTTTGAGCCGTCCGAGACCAAACGCTGGGGCGAAGATATGGGACCGGTCGCCGATGACGCCTGA
- a CDS encoding YdcH family protein, with translation MNIDARLTSLDERHRSLETLIEEEMRRPMQDELRLHDLKRQKLAIKDEMFSLETMRKPN, from the coding sequence ATGAACATCGATGCACGTCTCACCAGTCTCGACGAACGTCATCGGAGTCTTGAGACTCTTATTGAAGAGGAAATGCGAAGACCCATGCAGGACGAACTCAGGCTGCATGACCTCAAGCGCCAGAAGCTGGCGATCAAGGATGAGATGTTCTCTCTGGAGACCATGCGTAAGCCGAACTGA
- a CDS encoding SDR family NAD(P)-dependent oxidoreductase, which translates to MGGRSVIVTGAVDGIGRAAALRFAKSKDKLILADTDSERGIALRDEINSAGGTATFIEAELHQKLDVHNIVAEALDCYGEINVLAHCATFFHAAPLLDTTETDYDTVFDRNVRAAFLLNRAVAREIIRQAGDTDDGGANAAKSGAIVNIVSSEAVTATADHAIFVATQGAIVQLTKAVALTLSPYAARANTVGIAAIKSEIDDVELQSREDRKHAIAETPLARRGEPEEAANAVHFLASEEASFITGQTVFVDGGRLAQHRKTRPMDG; encoded by the coding sequence ATGGGCGGCAGATCAGTCATCGTGACAGGCGCAGTGGACGGCATCGGCCGTGCGGCGGCCCTGCGATTCGCAAAATCAAAAGACAAGCTCATCCTTGCTGATACTGATAGCGAACGCGGCATAGCCTTGCGTGATGAGATCAATAGTGCAGGGGGCACAGCGACCTTCATTGAAGCGGAGCTTCACCAGAAACTCGACGTCCATAATATCGTTGCCGAGGCGCTCGACTGTTACGGCGAAATCAACGTGCTTGCTCATTGTGCGACCTTTTTCCATGCAGCCCCACTGCTGGATACGACGGAGACGGATTATGACACCGTCTTTGACCGCAATGTGAGAGCGGCCTTCCTCCTCAATCGGGCCGTGGCGCGTGAGATCATCCGTCAGGCGGGCGACACAGACGATGGTGGGGCGAATGCTGCTAAATCCGGCGCGATCGTCAATATCGTCTCAAGTGAGGCCGTCACCGCCACTGCCGATCACGCGATCTTCGTCGCAACGCAAGGCGCCATCGTGCAGCTGACTAAAGCCGTCGCGCTGACGCTCTCGCCCTATGCAGCGCGGGCCAATACGGTCGGTATCGCAGCCATCAAGTCAGAAATTGACGATGTCGAGCTGCAGAGCCGCGAGGACCGCAAGCACGCGATTGCAGAAACGCCGCTGGCCCGGCGCGGTGAGCCCGAAGAGGCGGCCAACGCCGTCCATTTCCTTGCATCAGAAGAAGCGTCTTTCATCACCGGCCAGACTGTCTTCGTTGATGGCGGCCGGTTGGCTCAGCACCGTAAGACCCGGCCCATGGACGGGTGA
- a CDS encoding M48 family metallopeptidase — translation MTTIIPSLRKHLKSLAKPALGLGALAAVLAGCTYNEELGRSQLLLGDPSSMVSQANQAWAQIKQQERISTDPRYTSRLDRVSVRLIRAMGDDPARWEYRVFDSDDLNAFALPGNKIGVYTGIMDLMENDAQLAAVVGHEIQHVRYNHSQERYAQQTLGQIGAVGVGVAVGSQCETDACRQRALQGATLGALGFFLLPNSREHELEADIGGLRLMVQAGYNPCEAIDFWRNMERASANSSRPPEFLSTHPAPGNRIAQLRAEASRLGYQCS, via the coding sequence ATGACAACCATTATCCCGAGCCTGCGCAAGCATCTCAAATCACTCGCAAAACCAGCTTTGGGACTTGGCGCTCTCGCCGCCGTCCTCGCCGGTTGTACTTATAATGAAGAGCTGGGGCGGAGCCAGCTTCTGCTCGGGGATCCGTCCTCCATGGTCTCCCAGGCGAATCAGGCTTGGGCCCAGATCAAGCAGCAGGAGCGGATCAGCACCGATCCGCGCTACACCTCACGTCTAGATCGCGTGTCGGTCCGCCTGATCCGGGCGATGGGCGATGATCCGGCCCGCTGGGAATACCGGGTGTTTGATTCGGACGACCTCAACGCCTTCGCGCTGCCGGGGAACAAGATCGGCGTCTATACCGGCATCATGGATTTGATGGAGAATGACGCCCAGCTCGCCGCTGTCGTCGGACACGAAATCCAGCACGTTCGCTACAATCACTCGCAAGAGCGTTATGCGCAGCAGACCCTCGGCCAGATTGGTGCGGTCGGCGTTGGTGTCGCTGTCGGCTCGCAATGTGAAACCGATGCCTGCCGCCAGCGTGCGCTGCAGGGCGCGACGCTTGGGGCGCTCGGCTTCTTCCTCCTGCCGAACTCCCGCGAGCATGAGCTTGAGGCCGATATTGGTGGGCTCCGCCTGATGGTGCAGGCGGGCTATAATCCATGTGAGGCGATTGATTTCTGGCGCAATATGGAGCGGGCAAGTGCCAATTCCAGCCGGCCGCCGGAATTCCTCTCGACCCACCCGGCACCGGGCAACCGGATCGCCCAGCTGCGCGCCGAAGCCTCGCGTCTCGGCTATCAGTGCAGCTAA
- a CDS encoding RrF2 family transcriptional regulator: MRLTAYTNYALRTLVYCALHPDETVRVEDVARAYSISRAHLLKAARQLGQHGFLENIRGRTGGIRLGMTPEDIRVGDVVRITEGDLELVECFNSETNSCPLIGVCRLSALFRRGLDAFLVELDKVTLADLTGNAPVLLDRLESFAAQTDG; the protein is encoded by the coding sequence ATCCGACTGACGGCGTATACGAATTACGCGCTGCGCACGCTGGTCTATTGCGCCCTGCATCCGGACGAGACGGTCCGGGTGGAGGATGTCGCGCGGGCCTACAGCATTTCCAGAGCGCATCTCCTGAAAGCAGCACGTCAGCTGGGCCAGCATGGGTTTCTTGAGAATATCAGGGGGCGGACAGGCGGCATCCGGCTCGGCATGACCCCGGAAGATATCCGGGTTGGCGATGTCGTGCGGATCACCGAGGGCGATCTTGAGCTGGTCGAGTGCTTTAACAGTGAGACTAATAGTTGCCCGCTGATCGGGGTCTGCCGGTTGAGCGCGCTGTTCCGGCGCGGGCTCGACGCCTTCCTTGTCGAACTAGACAAGGTGACCCTTGCGGATCTCACCGGCAATGCGCCGGTGCTGCTCGACCGGCTGGAAAGCTTTGCAGCTCAGACAGACGGCTGA
- a CDS encoding MBL fold metallo-hydrolase, which yields MTANHPDITAFFDEDTFTVSYVVRDPATRACAIVDSVLDYDPASGRTSTSSADRIIEFVKENELTVEWILETHVHADHLSAAPNLKEKLGGRIGIGEEIRTVQDVFGKIFNAGTEFQRDGSQFDHLFTDEEIFKIGTLEASVLHTPGHTPACLTYVIGDAAFVGDTLFMPDFGTARTDFPGGDARTLYRSIRKVLSLPPETRLFMCHDYKAPGRDEYAWETTVAEERANNIHANDSISEDEFVAMREERDATLGMPRLILPSVQVNMRAGELPPAEDNGVQYLKIPFNVL from the coding sequence ATGACCGCCAATCATCCGGACATCACCGCCTTTTTCGATGAAGACACCTTCACGGTGTCCTATGTGGTCCGCGATCCGGCGACGCGCGCCTGCGCGATTGTCGACTCGGTCCTCGATTATGATCCGGCATCTGGCCGGACGAGCACGTCATCCGCCGACCGGATCATCGAATTCGTCAAAGAGAATGAGCTGACGGTTGAATGGATTCTCGAAACCCATGTCCATGCGGATCATTTATCCGCGGCCCCCAATTTAAAAGAAAAGCTCGGCGGGCGTATCGGCATCGGTGAAGAAATCCGCACGGTGCAGGATGTCTTCGGCAAGATATTCAACGCAGGAACGGAGTTCCAGCGCGACGGTAGCCAGTTCGATCATCTGTTCACGGATGAGGAGATTTTCAAGATCGGTACGCTCGAAGCCAGCGTGCTACACACGCCGGGACATACGCCCGCATGCCTGACCTATGTGATCGGGGATGCCGCCTTTGTCGGCGACACGCTCTTCATGCCGGATTTCGGCACGGCACGGACGGATTTTCCGGGCGGCGATGCCCGCACGCTTTACCGCTCGATCCGAAAAGTCCTCTCCCTACCGCCTGAGACGCGGCTCTTCATGTGCCATGATTACAAGGCGCCGGGCCGGGACGAATATGCCTGGGAGACCACCGTGGCGGAGGAACGCGCCAATAATATCCACGCGAACGATTCCATCAGCGAGGATGAGTTCGTCGCGATGCGTGAGGAGCGCGACGCGACGCTCGGCATGCCGCGGCTGATCCTCCCTTCCGTGCAGGTCAATATGCGCGCGGGCGAACTGCCGCCCGCCGAAGACAATGGCGTGCAGTACCTCAAAATCCCGTTCAACGTCCTCTGA
- a CDS encoding ArsR/SmtB family transcription factor, translating into MHEQTQETSRPVPELTHAAGVFKLLSHPYRLMICCHLLSGESSVGAMETDLGIRQPNLSRELGKLRNGGLLATRRESKVVYYRLADTNTARMIRTLCDCFSISLSVEPPTQAALPAAISQVFDDTDVSFQEEPTVIADRRTVKN; encoded by the coding sequence ATGCATGAACAGACGCAGGAAACATCCCGGCCAGTGCCGGAGCTGACCCACGCGGCGGGCGTCTTCAAGCTGTTGTCCCATCCCTACCGATTGATGATCTGCTGTCATTTGCTCTCTGGCGAAAGCTCCGTAGGCGCCATGGAAACAGATCTCGGCATCCGCCAACCCAATCTTAGCCGGGAGCTGGGCAAGCTGCGCAATGGTGGCCTGCTGGCAACTCGCCGGGAGTCGAAGGTCGTCTATTACCGCCTCGCAGATACGAACACCGCCCGGATGATACGCACACTCTGTGATTGCTTCTCGATCTCCTTGTCCGTCGAGCCTCCAACTCAAGCCGCCCTCCCCGCAGCAATCTCGCAGGTTTTCGACGACACAGATGTGAGTTTTCAGGAAGAACCCACCGTCATCGCTGACCGCAGAACCGTCAAAAACTGA